The following proteins come from a genomic window of Miscanthus floridulus cultivar M001 chromosome 2, ASM1932011v1, whole genome shotgun sequence:
- the LOC136539135 gene encoding stress enhanced protein 1, chloroplastic-like: protein MAHPLLSSALVCSRLLPVGNCVPQPRLCVTSARPAGGRVRSLSVRCEQGAKGGGGLDVWLSRGAMLGFVGAVTVELTTGKGVLQNVGLTAPLPAVALALTAVVGVLTAFLIFQSGSRD, encoded by the exons ATGGCTCATCCCCTCCTCTCCTCCGCGCTTGTCTGTTCGCGTCTTCTCCCTGTAGGGAACTGCGTTCCCCAGCCCCGGCTGTGCGTGACGTCAGCACGCCCCGCGGGCGGGAGGGTGAGGTCGCTGAGCGTGAGGTGCGAGCAGGGAGCCAAGGGCGGCGGCGGGCTAGACGTCTGGCTGAGCCGCGGGGCGATGCTGGGCTTCGTCGGGGCGGTGACTGTCGAGCTGACCACCGGCAAAGGCGTGCTTCAG AATGTGGGATTGACCGCGCCGTTGCCGGCGGTGGCGCTGGCGCTCACCGCCGTGGTCGGCGTCCTCACGGCCTTCCTCATCTTCCAATCCGGGTCGCGGGACTGA